Proteins encoded within one genomic window of Marinobacter halotolerans:
- the guaB gene encoding IMP dehydrogenase codes for MLRIAEEALTFDDVLLVPGRSEVLPHQVDLQTWLTKDIRLNIPLLSSAMDTVTDADLAIAMAQEGGIGIMHKSMSVEQQAAEVRKVKKYESGVVKDPITVSPDTTVRELVDITTANRISGLPVVDGRDLVGIVTGRDIRFESRMDTLVRDIMTGKDRLVTVKEGADLEDVKELLHRNRIEKVLVVNDDFELRGLITVKDIQKAKDYPLACKDDQGRLRVGAAVSTGGDTDARVTALVEAGVDVIVVDTAHGHSKGVIDRVRWIKKTYPDVQVIGGNIATSAAAIDLADAGADAVKVGIGPGSICTTRIVAGIGVPQITAVSNVAAAMKERGVPVIADGGIRFSGDISKAIAAGAHSVMIGSLLAGTDEAPGEVELFQGRSYKAYRGMGSIGAMGQGSGDRYFQDASKGIEKLVPEGIEGRVACKGPMRNIVHQLMGGLRASMGYTGCATMEEMRTKPEFVRITNAGMRESHVHDVTITKEAPNYRIG; via the coding sequence ATGCTGCGAATTGCCGAAGAAGCCCTCACGTTTGACGATGTTCTGCTGGTCCCCGGCCGCTCCGAAGTGTTGCCGCATCAGGTTGACCTGCAGACCTGGCTGACCAAGGATATCAGGCTGAACATTCCTCTGCTGTCGTCGGCGATGGACACCGTGACTGACGCGGATCTGGCGATTGCCATGGCCCAGGAAGGCGGCATCGGCATCATGCACAAGAGCATGTCCGTTGAGCAGCAGGCGGCAGAAGTTCGCAAGGTCAAAAAATATGAAAGCGGCGTGGTGAAAGACCCCATCACCGTGTCCCCCGATACCACCGTTCGAGAGCTGGTGGACATTACCACCGCCAACCGTATTTCCGGTCTTCCGGTTGTTGATGGCCGGGATCTGGTCGGCATTGTGACCGGCCGGGACATCCGTTTTGAAAGCCGCATGGATACGCTGGTCCGCGACATCATGACCGGCAAAGACCGACTGGTCACCGTCAAGGAAGGCGCCGACCTCGAAGACGTGAAAGAGCTGTTGCATCGCAACCGGATCGAGAAGGTTCTGGTGGTCAACGACGATTTCGAGCTGCGCGGCCTGATCACCGTCAAGGACATCCAGAAGGCCAAGGATTACCCGCTGGCATGCAAAGACGACCAGGGCCGTCTCAGGGTTGGCGCCGCGGTCAGCACTGGTGGCGATACCGACGCCCGGGTGACCGCCCTGGTTGAAGCCGGCGTTGACGTCATTGTGGTCGATACCGCCCACGGCCACTCCAAGGGCGTGATTGACCGGGTAAGATGGATCAAGAAGACCTATCCGGACGTGCAGGTGATCGGCGGCAATATTGCTACCTCTGCAGCGGCCATTGACCTGGCAGACGCCGGGGCGGATGCGGTCAAGGTGGGCATCGGCCCCGGTTCAATCTGCACCACACGCATTGTGGCGGGTATTGGCGTGCCGCAGATTACTGCCGTGTCCAACGTGGCGGCGGCCATGAAGGAGCGGGGCGTGCCGGTGATTGCCGATGGCGGCATCCGGTTCTCCGGTGATATTTCCAAGGCTATTGCCGCAGGCGCGCACAGCGTGATGATCGGCAGCCTGCTGGCAGGCACCGATGAGGCGCCGGGTGAAGTCGAACTTTTCCAGGGCCGCAGCTACAAGGCGTACCGTGGTATGGGCTCAATCGGTGCCATGGGGCAGGGCTCCGGTGACCGTTATTTCCAGGACGCCAGCAAGGGTATTGAGAAGCTGGTTCCCGAAGGCATTGAGGGCCGCGTCGCCTGTAAGGGTCCCATGCGTAACATCGTGCATCAGTTGATGGGCGGCCTCCGGGCCTCCATGGGTTACACCGGTTGTGCCACCATGGAAGAGATGCGCACCAAGCCGGAATTTGTGCGCATCACCAACGCCGGCATGCGGGAGAGCCACGTGCACGACGTGACCATCACCAAGGAAGCGCCCAACTACCGCATCGGGTAA
- the xseA gene encoding exodeoxyribonuclease VII large subunit → MTNGFQDSRPRALSVSELNHQARHLLEASFLQVWVEGELSGFSRPSSGHWYFSLKDKKCQVRCAMFRGFNQRVRDIPKEGDQVRIRGKVTLYENRGDFQIIVEQIEPAGAGALQQAFEALKARLQQEGLFDMERKKPLPAVPRHIGVITSPTGAAIHDILTVLARRCPSIPVTLYPTAVQGKAATSDIVRAIETANAHGVADVLVIGRGGGSLEDLWCFNEEAVARAIAGSAIATVSAVGHEVDITIADFVADLRAPTPSAAAEKVSPDQTTWIRQLEEGELRLAGAAKRALTRLETALRHLSARLRDPRRELMEKAQRMDELDVRLGKAMRQRLERSETRASHLSGRLTLQSPSRRLKESHNNLDNLNERLSKAINQQLDRQNNRMEHLAQTLNVVSPLATLGRGYAIVQDRRGNIVREVGHLSPGDAVTARVSGGRIEAEVTSVSAETGSNNSPV, encoded by the coding sequence TTGACCAACGGTTTCCAGGATTCCCGGCCCCGCGCGCTGTCCGTCAGTGAACTGAACCATCAGGCCCGACATCTCCTTGAGGCCAGTTTTCTTCAGGTGTGGGTCGAAGGCGAGCTTTCCGGCTTCTCACGGCCCTCTTCCGGCCACTGGTATTTCTCCCTGAAAGATAAAAAATGCCAGGTCCGTTGCGCCATGTTCCGCGGCTTTAACCAGCGGGTGCGGGACATTCCCAAAGAAGGCGACCAGGTGCGTATCCGTGGGAAAGTCACCCTTTACGAGAATCGCGGTGATTTCCAGATTATCGTCGAGCAGATCGAGCCTGCCGGCGCCGGCGCCCTGCAGCAGGCCTTCGAGGCTCTGAAAGCCCGTCTGCAGCAGGAAGGCCTGTTCGACATGGAGCGCAAGAAACCGCTGCCGGCGGTTCCGCGGCACATCGGCGTGATCACCTCGCCGACCGGGGCGGCCATTCACGACATCCTTACCGTTCTGGCCAGGCGTTGCCCTTCGATTCCGGTCACCCTCTACCCCACGGCTGTCCAGGGGAAAGCGGCGACCAGCGATATCGTGCGCGCCATCGAGACCGCCAATGCCCATGGGGTTGCGGATGTGCTGGTTATCGGCCGCGGAGGCGGCTCATTGGAAGACCTGTGGTGTTTCAACGAAGAAGCCGTTGCCCGCGCCATTGCAGGATCAGCGATTGCCACCGTCAGCGCTGTAGGCCATGAAGTTGACATAACCATTGCCGACTTTGTCGCAGACCTCAGGGCGCCGACGCCCTCGGCGGCGGCGGAAAAGGTCTCGCCGGACCAGACCACCTGGATACGCCAACTGGAAGAAGGCGAACTTCGGCTGGCGGGAGCCGCAAAGCGGGCCCTCACCCGACTGGAAACCGCGCTCAGGCACCTCAGCGCTCGACTTCGCGATCCCCGGCGTGAGCTTATGGAAAAGGCCCAGCGCATGGACGAGCTGGATGTTCGGCTTGGCAAGGCCATGCGCCAGCGGCTGGAGCGTTCCGAGACACGGGCATCTCATCTCAGCGGGCGTCTGACGCTGCAATCTCCTTCCCGGCGCCTGAAGGAAAGCCATAACAACCTGGACAACCTCAATGAGCGTCTCTCCAAGGCGATCAATCAACAGCTGGATCGTCAGAACAACCGTATGGAACATCTGGCCCAGACCCTCAACGTAGTCAGCCCGCTGGCCACACTGGGCCGGGGGTATGCGATTGTTCAGGATAGGCGGGGTAATATTGTCAGGGAAGTTGGACACCTGAGCCCTGGCGATGCCGTGACCGCTAGGGTATCCGGTGGCCGCATCGAGGCTGAAGTAACCTCCGTAAGTGCAGAAACGGGCTCCAATAATTCTCCTGTATAG